The Streptomyces sp. R28 region CAGGAACGGACCCCCACGTGATGCCACCATTCACGGGGGGTCCGCTCATATCGCCGGGGAGCCGCCCAACTCCCCAGCCGGCGCAGCTAACCGGTGGCCGTCACTCCCCGGCCCGCAGCGCGTCGCGGAAGTGCGGTCGGCCAGTGGGCCACAGCCGCGGTCGCCGCGTACCAGGCCACCGCACCCGCGGCGACGGCGAACCAGCCCCCGACCTTGCTGAGCCCGCCATTGCCGGCGAAGTGGGCGATCGCCATGAGCACCAGGGACACGAAGAACAACCCGTACGCCCCCTGCCCGAGCTGGTCCCCACCCGCGAGCGTGAGGGACAGCGCCACCAGGGCGAACAGCAGCAGGAACAGCCCCGCCGCATTGTCGGAGACGG contains the following coding sequences:
- a CDS encoding GPR1/FUN34/YaaH family transporter, with amino-acid sequence MDNDVSAGSGTTTVVGRLALGITLLAFGLGCTDVIDGVSAADAVSIAQYVGGIALFVAGLMALRDHDPANGTAFVALGALWFTWAVSADAAVSDNAAGLFLLLFALVALSLTLAGGDQLGQGAYGLFFVSLVLMAIAHFAGNGGLSKVGGWFAVAAGAVAWYAATAAVAHWPTALPRRAAGRGVTATG